From the Saccharobesus litoralis genome, one window contains:
- a CDS encoding hydratase, with amino-acid sequence MSNPLQAANELLSRRVAGTKAPRLDESIRPTSLDDVFAIHAEMSQQLKVGGWKCLLPPAEGKVIAAPIFENSKQSGASCELFADNDCARLEPEITFILGKDLPAKEGGYSESEIKEAISSTHMALELMQARYATDSQADYFEKLADCMVNQGLFIGPELDKQAAFNANEMTIKVNQPGDDRAFSGVHPNGQADKPLYWFVNYMSERGIDLLAGQAIITGSFCGIVEVAFDQPTTISYEGLGEYQVQFTAKA; translated from the coding sequence ATGAGTAATCCTCTTCAAGCAGCAAACGAATTATTAAGTCGCCGCGTTGCCGGAACAAAAGCGCCTAGGCTAGATGAATCAATTCGCCCTACATCTTTGGATGATGTTTTTGCTATCCACGCCGAAATGAGTCAACAGCTTAAAGTGGGTGGTTGGAAATGCTTACTCCCTCCTGCAGAAGGGAAAGTCATTGCAGCGCCAATATTTGAAAACAGCAAACAAAGCGGCGCTTCTTGTGAATTATTTGCTGACAATGATTGTGCGCGCTTAGAGCCTGAAATCACCTTTATTCTCGGTAAAGACTTACCGGCAAAAGAAGGTGGGTATAGCGAAAGCGAAATCAAAGAAGCGATCAGTTCAACCCATATGGCACTAGAGCTTATGCAAGCCAGATATGCCACAGATAGCCAAGCAGACTATTTTGAAAAACTTGCCGATTGCATGGTCAATCAAGGCCTATTTATTGGTCCTGAGCTAGACAAACAAGCCGCATTTAACGCTAACGAAATGACTATAAAAGTGAATCAACCAGGTGATGACCGAGCATTTTCAGGCGTGCATCCAAACGGTCAAGCAGATAAACCTTTGTATTGGTTTGTCAATTATATGAGTGAACGCGGTATTGATTTGCTGGCTGGTCAAGCCATTATTACCGGTTCTTTCTGTGGGATCGTCGAAGTCGCATTTGATCAGCCAACCACAATTAGTTACGAAGGTTTAGGCGAATACCAAGTGCAATTTACAGCCAAAGCTTAA
- a CDS encoding S8 family serine peptidase, translating into MKSTSIAVLCCALSLLSFTVNAVISDKVKAASQSGKGAYSTKPQPSAIIVKWQNKQSQSVSASSVNPMGLVKRKSFKHLTGMEIYNVPAHLSAKEAAVLMARQPGVESAEPEVIFEVLAIPNDEHFDQLWGLDNQYDTDINAPEAWDITQGNEQIVIGVIDSGIDYQHEDLAPNVWQNPNEIPSNGIDDDGNGYIDDIYGIDTYNNDTDPYDDNAHGTHVAGTIAAKANNSIGIAGVAPNVKIISCKFISSWGWGTSAGAIECLDYFYDLKMNHNINIIATNNSWGGGLESQLLKDAIEKHNQANIAFIAAAGNSSINLDSFPQYPAAYDNENIVSVAAVNIEENLAYFSNYGTQNVDIAAPGVGIYSTIPGNSYEYFSGTSMAAPHVAGAYALVDSLYPDYTLSQKINLISKVGKTQPALQGRVGSGKSLALWTDDNSGSLNCQDSLSTTIVSPVLLNGGVKTAPDEELVVNLSVLDCGVPVIGQSYELFVGGEKVGDLNDAGLDADLTANDGIYSIAFTVDFIGQAPATISGVVSNVFYINSSVEPAKFEKTDYQYQEVVGTPISIYEEESKLIDLGFSVAWPLGTVDNLYISANGLFSADFAFGYGWNFPLPGGSSAHVFLPYHDDLHPANGQISYQVSGEAPNRQVIFDYKNVEYFYPDWDDESTISFQVVMFESKNEIHVNYKDLLDPGSYRSNGGSATVGYEYNGQAVQLLYNEPILDNETSYIVKAVTVAGYPTFNQFELTGGVARPGFEMTFTVNAQASTADNTVSLVSLDLGDGTVLSNPDLGEINHVYSQAGVYKITARISENGKSVYRSINILVEDLTEDEQQIIDLVTQSTISLVQSTPADYGLVSQSQHEIDIATAEQARQDLIVANPENYQLVSQAKYVADISTAEQARQDLIVANPENYQLVSQAKYLADIATAEQARQDLIIANPENYQLVSQAKYLADIATAERARQDLIVANPENYQLVSQAKYVADIATAEQARQDLIVANPENYQLVSQVKYVADIAAAEQARQELIIAKPQDYNLVSQSKYETDIADAELARQNLVIANPLNYNLVSNAQYLADIATAEQARQNLVIANPLNYNLVSQAQYTADILAAENARQALVIANPTNYDLVAKAVHEAAIADAIQLAKDNKEAEIDQNPAQFGLIKLNTLSLIDQTVIEALATGTHLLGSPQPLSEFETLFASVKFIWLYTDELGFSGWAPDQANRDKIVASGYQLLTEIPAGVGFWVKK; encoded by the coding sequence ATGAAATCTACCTCTATTGCGGTGTTATGCTGCGCCCTCTCATTACTTAGTTTTACAGTCAATGCGGTTATAAGCGACAAAGTCAAAGCAGCAAGTCAATCAGGTAAGGGTGCATATAGTACTAAGCCCCAGCCCAGCGCTATCATTGTAAAATGGCAAAATAAGCAAAGTCAGTCTGTTTCAGCCAGCTCAGTCAACCCAATGGGGCTAGTTAAGCGGAAATCATTTAAACATTTAACCGGTATGGAAATTTATAACGTACCGGCGCATTTATCGGCTAAAGAAGCTGCGGTATTAATGGCGAGACAGCCAGGGGTTGAAAGCGCAGAGCCGGAAGTCATATTTGAAGTTTTAGCGATCCCCAATGATGAGCATTTTGATCAATTGTGGGGACTGGATAACCAGTACGACACGGATATCAATGCACCAGAAGCTTGGGATATTACCCAAGGTAATGAACAAATTGTAATCGGAGTTATCGATTCTGGTATCGATTATCAACACGAAGATTTGGCGCCTAATGTATGGCAAAACCCAAATGAAATTCCCAGCAATGGCATTGATGATGATGGTAATGGCTATATTGATGATATATATGGAATAGATACCTATAACAATGACACTGATCCCTATGATGATAATGCACATGGTACTCATGTCGCTGGAACTATCGCAGCTAAAGCTAATAATTCTATTGGTATTGCTGGGGTAGCTCCCAATGTGAAAATAATTTCTTGTAAGTTCATTAGCTCTTGGGGTTGGGGTACTAGTGCAGGGGCAATTGAATGTTTGGATTATTTTTATGATTTAAAAATGAATCATAATATCAATATCATTGCGACAAATAACTCGTGGGGTGGCGGACTTGAAAGTCAGTTGTTAAAGGACGCAATTGAAAAGCATAATCAAGCTAATATTGCTTTTATTGCTGCGGCTGGCAATAGCAGTATAAACCTAGATAGCTTTCCTCAGTATCCTGCCGCATACGACAATGAAAATATCGTTTCTGTCGCGGCTGTTAATATAGAAGAAAACCTCGCGTACTTCTCTAACTATGGTACACAAAATGTAGATATAGCGGCACCCGGCGTTGGAATATACAGCACAATACCGGGCAATAGTTATGAGTATTTTAGCGGCACATCAATGGCCGCCCCTCATGTAGCTGGCGCCTATGCATTAGTGGATAGTTTGTATCCCGACTATACGTTAAGTCAAAAAATAAACTTGATTTCAAAAGTCGGTAAAACTCAACCCGCTTTACAGGGGCGAGTGGGAAGTGGCAAAAGCTTGGCACTTTGGACAGATGATAATTCGGGTTCATTAAATTGCCAAGATAGCTTATCGACTACGATTGTTTCTCCTGTGTTATTAAACGGTGGTGTAAAAACTGCGCCAGATGAAGAGCTAGTGGTTAACTTATCTGTTCTTGATTGTGGCGTTCCTGTTATTGGTCAAAGCTACGAGCTGTTTGTTGGCGGTGAAAAGGTGGGTGACTTAAATGATGCCGGATTAGACGCAGACTTAACCGCGAATGATGGTATTTATTCAATAGCGTTCACAGTTGACTTTATTGGCCAAGCACCAGCAACTATTAGCGGTGTGGTGAGTAATGTTTTTTATATTAATAGCTCGGTAGAACCTGCTAAATTTGAGAAAACCGACTACCAGTATCAAGAAGTGGTTGGCACGCCTATTTCCATATATGAAGAAGAATCTAAGCTTATTGATCTTGGTTTTTCAGTGGCTTGGCCTCTTGGAACGGTTGATAATTTGTATATCAGTGCAAATGGCTTATTTAGTGCCGATTTTGCTTTTGGTTACGGTTGGAATTTCCCGCTACCAGGCGGCTCTTCTGCTCATGTATTTTTACCGTATCATGATGACTTACATCCAGCTAATGGCCAGATAAGTTATCAAGTTAGTGGTGAAGCGCCTAATCGCCAAGTTATTTTTGACTATAAAAATGTTGAGTATTTTTATCCTGATTGGGATGATGAGTCGACAATTAGCTTTCAAGTCGTCATGTTTGAAAGTAAAAATGAAATTCATGTCAATTATAAAGATTTACTGGATCCAGGTTCTTATCGCAGTAATGGAGGCTCAGCCACAGTTGGCTATGAATATAATGGTCAAGCTGTGCAATTATTATATAACGAGCCCATATTAGACAATGAAACCAGTTATATTGTTAAAGCCGTTACGGTGGCGGGTTATCCGACGTTTAATCAATTTGAATTAACCGGAGGTGTAGCACGCCCTGGTTTTGAAATGACATTTACCGTTAATGCACAGGCTTCGACTGCTGACAATACAGTAAGCCTTGTCAGTTTAGATTTGGGTGATGGCACCGTTTTATCAAACCCTGATTTGGGTGAGATCAATCATGTGTATTCACAAGCGGGCGTTTATAAAATCACCGCGCGTATTTCCGAAAATGGTAAAAGTGTTTACCGGTCTATTAATATCTTAGTCGAAGATTTAACCGAAGATGAACAACAAATAATCGACTTGGTGACTCAATCAACAATTTCTCTCGTTCAGTCGACTCCGGCCGATTATGGTTTAGTTTCACAAAGTCAGCATGAAATAGATATTGCGACTGCAGAACAGGCGCGCCAAGATTTAATTGTCGCTAACCCTGAAAATTATCAATTGGTGTCACAAGCTAAATACGTTGCTGATATTTCGACTGCAGAGCAAGCACGGCAAGATTTAATTGTGGCTAATCCTGAAAATTATCAATTGGTATCGCAAGCTAAATACCTTGCTGATATTGCGACTGCCGAGCAAGCACGGCAAGATTTAATTATCGCCAATCCTGAAAATTATCAATTGGTATCACAAGCTAAATACCTTGCTGATATTGCGACTGCAGAGCGAGCAAGGCAAGATTTAATTGTCGCCAATCCTGAAAATTATCAATTGGTATCGCAAGCTAAATATGTTGCTGATATTGCGACTGCAGAGCAAGCAAGGCAAGATTTAATTGTGGCTAATCCTGAAAATTATCAATTGGTTTCACAAGTTAAATACGTTGCTGATATTGCGGCAGCAGAGCAAGCACGGCAAGAGCTTATTATTGCTAAGCCACAAGATTATAATTTAGTATCACAGTCGAAATATGAAACCGATATTGCCGATGCTGAGTTAGCGCGGCAAAACTTAGTGATCGCCAATCCACTTAATTACAATCTAGTATCAAATGCTCAATATCTGGCTGACATTGCAACAGCTGAACAAGCGCGGCAAAATTTAGTCATAGCTAATCCACTCAATTACAACTTGGTTTCACAAGCCCAATATACGGCTGATATTTTAGCGGCTGAAAATGCTCGACAAGCTTTGGTGATTGCAAATCCAACAAACTATGATCTCGTGGCTAAAGCGGTTCATGAAGCAGCCATTGCCGATGCGATCCAGTTAGCTAAAGACAATAAAGAAGCTGAAATTGATCAAAACCCAGCTCAATTTGGTTTAATAAAACTCAATACATTGTCGTTAATTGATCAGACCGTTATTGAAGCGCTAGCAACCGGTACCCATTTATTGGGTAGCCCTCAACCTTTGTCTGAATTTGAGACTTTGTTTGCCTCGGTTAAATTTATTTGGTTATACACAGATGAACTTGGTTTCAGTGGTTGGGCACCTGATCAAGCTAACAGGGATAAAATAGTCGCATCCGGTTATCAATTATTAACTGAAATTCCAGCCGGTGTTGGTTTTTGGGTTAAGAAATAG
- a CDS encoding PAS domain-containing sensor histidine kinase, whose protein sequence is MTKTTFTFDEARHSMQMICINALHVDAMAEQEDKQSQYIEAIQLLEQLFKTKPLLMASLYIEPANEELHIQWYGESTCVGDHSAIFNLEDYADDEWVLDLLSCHLHYSRNSAQSLNQRFRLHLPEGEFTVQALECQEQCVGLLVYQSVPEDELHIQYYDALFNTLRLLFFNKQQKNLVENKLQTYKQVMNLMPQRVFWKNKKSVYQGANMAFARDASMSDPEHLIGVTDHDIFPSEAELYRSDDARTMQTRIHMINSDEPQTHANGKTIWLRTSKRPIINQDEQVIGVVGTYDDITELKVVQQELQEAKDNLELRVKERTQELSDSNERLEKVLVDLSQAQAHLVDKEKMAALGGLVAGISHEINTPVGIAVTGSSHLNHVVNQLQTEQQSGKLTRAKFENLCSELNEGCDIILQNLNRASQLIANFKMIAVDQSHDEKRSLLVREYVEQILSTLQPKLRARDITISINIDTSLSAEIYPGAFAQIITNLTENALLHAFENQDGQINIQIESADQQMQFIFSDTGTGIDDSALKQIFDPFFTTKRSSGGSGLGLNIVYNLVTQRLGGKIECESYKGKGTEFKMQFPI, encoded by the coding sequence ATGACTAAAACAACGTTCACCTTTGATGAAGCTCGTCATTCTATGCAAATGATTTGCATAAATGCATTACATGTAGACGCAATGGCCGAGCAAGAAGACAAGCAAAGTCAGTATATAGAAGCAATTCAGTTACTAGAGCAACTGTTTAAAACCAAGCCTTTGTTAATGGCAAGCTTGTATATTGAGCCGGCTAACGAAGAATTGCATATACAATGGTATGGTGAGAGTACCTGTGTTGGCGATCACAGTGCAATTTTTAATCTTGAAGATTATGCTGATGATGAATGGGTTTTAGATTTACTTAGCTGTCATTTGCATTATTCGCGCAACAGTGCCCAATCGTTAAATCAACGTTTTCGTTTGCATTTGCCTGAAGGTGAATTCACCGTTCAAGCATTAGAATGCCAAGAGCAATGTGTAGGGCTGTTGGTTTATCAGTCTGTTCCAGAAGATGAGTTGCATATTCAATACTATGATGCGCTATTTAACACATTACGCTTATTGTTTTTTAACAAGCAGCAAAAAAACCTAGTTGAAAATAAACTGCAGACATACAAACAAGTCATGAACTTGATGCCACAGCGTGTATTTTGGAAAAACAAAAAATCCGTTTACCAAGGTGCGAACATGGCATTTGCCCGAGATGCAAGTATGAGTGATCCTGAGCACCTGATTGGCGTCACGGATCACGATATCTTTCCGTCGGAAGCTGAGTTGTATCGTTCTGATGATGCCAGAACGATGCAAACTCGGATCCACATGATCAATTCGGATGAACCGCAAACTCATGCAAATGGCAAAACAATTTGGTTACGAACCAGTAAACGGCCGATTATTAATCAGGATGAGCAAGTTATCGGTGTTGTAGGCACTTACGATGACATTACCGAGCTGAAAGTTGTCCAACAGGAATTACAAGAAGCAAAAGACAACTTAGAATTAAGAGTAAAAGAGCGAACTCAAGAACTGTCCGACAGCAATGAACGCTTAGAAAAAGTCTTGGTTGATTTAAGCCAAGCGCAAGCTCATTTGGTAGATAAAGAAAAAATGGCGGCCTTAGGTGGTCTTGTTGCGGGTATTTCTCATGAAATTAATACCCCCGTAGGCATTGCTGTAACTGGATCAAGCCATTTAAATCATGTGGTGAATCAATTACAAACAGAACAACAGTCTGGTAAGTTAACCCGGGCTAAATTTGAAAACTTATGTAGTGAGCTAAACGAAGGTTGCGATATTATTTTGCAAAACTTGAATCGAGCATCACAGTTAATCGCTAACTTCAAAATGATTGCGGTCGATCAGTCACATGACGAAAAACGTAGCTTGTTGGTGCGTGAATATGTAGAGCAAATTTTATCGACTTTACAACCTAAATTGCGGGCGCGAGACATAACCATATCAATAAATATAGACACTAGCTTATCGGCTGAAATATACCCAGGTGCTTTTGCACAAATTATTACCAATTTAACTGAAAACGCATTACTGCATGCATTTGAAAATCAAGATGGTCAGATTAATATTCAAATAGAATCAGCAGACCAGCAAATGCAGTTTATATTTAGTGACACGGGAACGGGAATTGACGATAGTGCGTTGAAACAAATATTTGATCCCTTTTTTACCACTAAGCGTAGTTCAGGTGGTTCGGGGCTAGGTCTAAATATTGTTTATAATTTAGTAACGCAACGTTTAGGTGGAAAAATAGAATGTGAAAGTTATAAAGGCAAGGGAACTGAGTTTAAAATGCAGTTCCCTATCTAG
- a CDS encoding YfaZ family outer membrane protein: MDLLKKTFITALTLAASITGVAQAQNKALDLALSNKTAKISYGHSGIGSENSYVQASYFHHDEDADLADIAFLVGKAQNMNNLLVGGKVFYGSVGDADGGGLAIGAQGQYKLAAELYLRGQAYYAPQVVSFGDAENYVEVEARLSYQLMPEAEVSLGYRDISVDIKDSPVDAELHSGGFLALTLKF, encoded by the coding sequence ATGGACTTATTGAAAAAAACATTTATCACAGCCCTTACACTTGCGGCCTCAATCACTGGTGTTGCCCAAGCTCAAAACAAAGCGCTAGATTTAGCACTTAGCAATAAAACCGCGAAGATCAGTTACGGCCATAGTGGCATTGGTAGCGAAAATAGCTATGTTCAAGCAAGTTATTTTCACCATGACGAAGACGCAGACTTAGCTGATATTGCGTTCTTAGTGGGTAAAGCGCAAAACATGAACAACTTGCTCGTTGGCGGTAAAGTTTTTTACGGTTCTGTTGGCGATGCCGATGGTGGCGGTTTAGCAATTGGTGCACAAGGCCAATACAAACTGGCGGCTGAATTATATTTACGTGGCCAAGCCTATTATGCACCGCAAGTAGTTTCATTTGGCGACGCTGAAAATTATGTTGAAGTAGAAGCTCGTTTGTCTTATCAGTTAATGCCAGAAGCCGAAGTATCTCTAGGCTACCGCGACATTTCGGTAGATATCAAAGACTCTCCAGTCGACGCTGAACTTCATTCAGGTGGGTTTTTAGCCTTAACTTTAAAATTTTAA
- a CDS encoding YaeQ family protein — protein MALKSTIFKVQLDIADTDRHYYQSHKLTVAQHPSETDQRLMVRLLAFAINANDQLNFNQELCSNDDEAELWQVELNGQIKHWIAFGQPEEKQLKKACRMAERVTLYCYGGNAVTPWWQQIANKLNSYTNLAVFEFAEQQMIELSQLVNKNMQLQITIDSGEIWISSDIGSVHITPNTLQENG, from the coding sequence ATGGCCTTAAAATCAACCATTTTCAAAGTACAATTAGATATTGCTGATACAGATCGGCATTATTATCAATCTCATAAACTGACCGTCGCACAACACCCTTCTGAAACCGATCAGCGCTTAATGGTTAGGCTTTTAGCTTTTGCTATTAATGCCAATGACCAACTTAATTTCAACCAAGAACTGTGCAGTAATGACGATGAGGCGGAATTATGGCAAGTTGAATTAAATGGCCAAATAAAACATTGGATTGCTTTTGGCCAACCCGAAGAGAAACAACTCAAAAAAGCCTGCCGAATGGCGGAACGAGTCACCTTATATTGCTATGGCGGTAATGCCGTTACACCTTGGTGGCAGCAAATAGCCAATAAATTAAATTCTTATACAAACTTAGCTGTTTTTGAATTTGCTGAACAACAAATGATTGAATTAAGCCAACTTGTTAATAAAAACATGCAGCTACAAATCACTATCGACAGTGGAGAAATTTGGATTTCGAGCGATATAGGTTCAGTCCATATCACGCCTAATACGTTACAAGAGAATGGTTGA
- a CDS encoding M48 family metallopeptidase, whose product MKNITLLFFVVLTLVACAKSPTGRSQFIIVGAEQMSKMGIESFDNMKQEQPVSTDKKLTAYVQCVADPILKVLPAEWQNDWEIVVFDSEQINAFALPGRKIGVYTGILQVTENADQLAAIVGHEVGHVIANHGAERVSQGTAAQKIAQGVSVLTKGSEYHKEISAGLGIGAQYGVLMPFSRLHESEADVLGLQYLMLAGYKPEESQKLWQNMAKVGGKRQMEILSTHPAPETRINNLGKHIKKYRAQGIKPLFKRAACSK is encoded by the coding sequence ATGAAAAATATCACTCTATTGTTTTTTGTCGTTTTAACTTTAGTTGCTTGTGCTAAATCACCAACGGGTCGTAGTCAGTTTATTATTGTTGGTGCAGAACAAATGTCCAAAATGGGCATAGAAAGCTTCGACAATATGAAACAAGAGCAACCGGTTTCTACCGATAAAAAGTTAACGGCTTATGTACAATGTGTTGCCGATCCTATTTTAAAAGTATTACCAGCCGAATGGCAAAATGATTGGGAAATTGTGGTATTTGATAGTGAGCAAATCAACGCTTTTGCGTTACCGGGACGTAAAATTGGGGTTTACACTGGTATTTTACAAGTGACCGAAAATGCTGACCAACTAGCGGCTATCGTAGGTCATGAAGTGGGACATGTTATTGCTAATCATGGTGCAGAGCGTGTTTCACAAGGTACGGCAGCGCAAAAAATAGCGCAAGGCGTTTCGGTATTAACTAAAGGTAGTGAATATCATAAAGAAATTAGCGCTGGTTTAGGTATTGGTGCGCAGTATGGTGTACTCATGCCATTCAGCCGACTACATGAATCGGAAGCGGACGTGTTAGGTTTACAGTATTTGATGCTAGCAGGTTATAAACCAGAAGAGTCGCAAAAGTTGTGGCAAAATATGGCGAAGGTTGGCGGTAAGCGTCAAATGGAAATTTTATCGACCCATCCTGCACCCGAAACGCGAATTAACAATTTAGGTAAACACATTAAAAAATATCGCGCACAGGGCATAAAACCTTTGTTTAAGCGTGCAGCTTGTTCTAAGTAA